From the Lolium rigidum isolate FL_2022 chromosome 2, APGP_CSIRO_Lrig_0.1, whole genome shotgun sequence genome, one window contains:
- the LOC124688790 gene encoding cinnamoyl-CoA reductase 1-like: MPSSSKAGVNGNEKHLVCVTGAGSFIGSWVVKELLDRGYHVRGTARDPADRKNAHLLALDGAEERLTLCRADVLDYGGLRAAFQGCRGVFHVASPVSNDPELVRAAVEGTRNAINAAADAGVRRVVFTSSYGAVHMDPNRSPDTVVDEACWSDYDYCKRTGNMYCCGKMMAEIAATEEAAKRGLELAVVVPAPTVGPLLQQTVNFSTDHVARYLTGAKKAYTNVVTAYTDVRDVARAHALVYEHPGSPGRRYLCVAAVLHRAQFLQLLRDLFPNYPVTARYEDDGKPMASPYRFSNRRLKDLGLEFTPIRKSMYDTVISLQHKGHIPLPAPVPRRARL; this comes from the exons ATGCCGTCTAGCTCCAAGGCCGGGGTTAATGGCAACGAGAAGCACTTGGTCTGTGTCACCGGAGCGGGAAGCTTCATCGGGTCGTGGGTGGTGAAGGAGCTCCTGGACCGTGGCTACCATGTCAGGGGAACCGCCAGGGATCCAG CGGACCGCAAGAACGCGCACCTGCTTGCGCTCGATGGGGCCGAGGAGAGGCTGACCCTGTGCCGCGCCGACGTCCTGGACTACGGCGGCCTGCGCGCAGCGTTCCAGGGATGCCGCGGCGTCTTCCACGTCGCCTCCCCGGTGTCCAACGACCCC GAGCTCGTGCGGGCGGCCGTGGAGGGGACGAGGAACGCGATCaacgcggcggcggacgcgggcgTGCGGCGCGTGGTGTTCACCTCCTCCTACGGCGCCGTGCACATGGACCCCAACCGGAGCCCGGACACGGTCGTCGACGAGGCGTGCTGGAGCGACTACGACTACTGCAAACGAACAGGG AACATGTACTGCTGTGGCAAGATGATGGCGGAGATCGCGGCgacggaggaggcggccaagAGGGGTCTGGAGCTGGCGGTGGTGGTGCCGGCGCCGACGGTGGGGCCCCTGCTGCAGCAGACGGTCAACTTCAGCACTGACCACGTCGCCCGGTACCTGACGGGCGCCAAGAAGGCCTACACGAACGTGGTCACCGCCTACACCGACGTCCGCGACGTCGCCCGCGCGCACGCCCTCGTGTACGAGCACCCCGGCTCGCCGGGCCGCCGCTACCTCTGCGTCGCCGCCGTGCTGCACCGCGCCCAGTTCCTCCAGTTGCTCCGGGACCTTTTCCCGAACTACCCCGTCACCGCCAGGTACGAAGACGATGGCAAGCCGATGGCGAGCCCGTACAGGTTCTCGAACCGGAGGCTCAAGGACTTGGGCCTGGAGTTCACTCCCATAAGGAAAAGTATGTACGACACAGTGATATCCCTGCAGCACAAGGGACACATACCCCTGCCTGCTCCGGTGCCAAGGCGTGCACGTTTGTAA
- the LOC124690935 gene encoding cinnamoyl-CoA reductase 1-like, producing MSSYLVSEEQLVCVTGAGGFIGSWVVKLLLLRGYSVRGTVRDLADGKNAHLLALEGADDRLSLYRADVLNYDSLRVALSGCHGVFHIASPVSNDPDLVPVAEEGTRNVMRAAADAGVRRVVFTSSYGAVHMDPNRSPDAVVDETYWSDYEFCKRTGNFYCCAKMMAEKTAMEEAATRGLELAVVVPHVTIGPALQRTLNESINGVLKYITGAKATYPNAVAGYTDVRDVARAHLLVYECPDARGRYLCIGEILHRAQFIHMLRGLLPDHYPVTTKYGDDGKPMVKPYKVSNQRLKDLGLEFTPVRESLFQTVISLLHKGHLLLPATGPILARM from the exons ATGTCATCCTATTTAGTTAGTGAGGAGCAGCTGGTTTGTGTGACGGGAGCAGGAGGCTTCATTGGGTCATGGGTGGTGAAGTTGCTCCTCCTCCGTGGCTACTCTGTGAGGGGAACGGTTAGAGATCTTG CTGATGGCAAGAACGCGCACTTGCTCGCGCTGGAAGGAGCGGATGACAGGCTCTCCCTCTACCGCGCCGACGTGCTCAACTACGACAGCCTCCGCGTTGCCTTGAGCGGTTGCCACGGTGTCTTCCACATCGCATCTCCGGTGTCCAACGACCCT GACCTTGTGCCGGTGGCCGAGGAGGGGACAAGGAATGTGATGAGAGCAGCGGCGGACGCCGGCGTGCGGCGCGTGGTGTTCACATCCTCCTACGGCGCCGTGCACATGGACCCCAACCGGAGCCCGGACGCCGTGGTCGACGAGACCTACTGGAGCGACTATGAATTCTGCAAACGAACAGGG AATTTCTACTGTTGCGCCAAGATGATGGCGGAGAAGACGGCGATGGAAGAGGCGGCCACGAGGGGCCTGGAGCTGGCGGTGGTGGTGCCGCACGTAACCATCGGCCCCGCGCTGCAACGAACGCTCAACGAGAGCATCAACGGCGTCCTCAAGTACATCACGGGCGCCAAGGCCACCTACCCGAACGCCGTCGCCGGCTATACCGACGTCCGCGACGTCGCCCGCGCGCACCTCCTCGTTTACGAGTGCCCCGACGCCCGCGGGCGCTACCTCTGCATCGGAGAGATCCTGCACCGTGCTCAGTTCATCCACATGCTCCGGGGCCTTCTCCCTGACCACTACCCCGTCACTACCAAGTACGGCGATGACGGCAAGCCCATGGTGAAACCGTACAAAGTGTCCAACCAGAGGCTCAAAGACTTGGGCCTGGAGTTCACCCCTGTGAGGGAAAGCTTGTTCCAGACGGTCATATCCTTGCTACACAAGGGTCACCTTCTTTTGCCTGCCACGGGGCCGATACTCGCACGGATGTAA